The nucleotide sequence TGATTCTCAAGGGCGGTACTGAAGCCAGTAACTCAAACCTGGTGATTGCTCAGGCAATCCATTCTGCGCTCGATGACGCAGGTCTGCCAACGGATTGTTTTCATCTACTATCGTCGGATCAGGGGGCGTCTGTCCGCGATCTGATTGTGCAGGATCAATACCTGAACCTGGTCATTCCCTATGGTCGTCCCAGTCTGGTACAGCAGATTTTGCGTCAGGCAACCGTTCCTGTGCTAAAGACCACGATGGGAAATTGCTACTTATACTGGGCACCCTCTGGCAGTCTGGAAGCGGTTCGCTGGATTATTCTGGACAGCCACCAGAGCGAACCTGATCCGGTGAATGCGATCGAAAAAGTGCTCATCCACCGTAATCAGAACCCTTCTTCTCTGGGAATGTTGTGGAATAGCCTGCGAGAGAAAGGGTTTCAATTGAAGGGGGATACTGAACTTGTTGCCGAGTTTCCGGAGCTGAAATTGGCAGAAGAGTCTGAATGGCGACAGGCGTATCTATCAAAAACCGTCGCTTTCAAGGTGGTCGATAGCCTGGAAGCCGCAATATCTTTTATCAACTTGCACAGCAATGGACATGCGGATTGCCTGGTAACAGAGTCTTATCAGGAAAGCCGCCGCTTTGCCCTCGGCATTAACAGCGCTTCTGCGTACATTAATGCTTCTCCCCGCTTTAGCCGCAATCCTCAGCGGGGCAATTCTATCTTTTTAGGCATGTCCAGTCAGAAAGGTCACCGGCGTGGGCTGATCAGTCTGGAAACGCTGACAACGGTGAAACATATTATTCAAGGGACAGGGCAGTTTTGAAGGCTGAGGGAAGAAGAATTTGAGAGTTGAGAGTTGAAAGTTGAAATTCAGGGTTCGGAGGTTAAAGCTCATCCTTGACGACCTGTCTCTCCCCTTTTCTTCTTTTCTTCTTCCCTACCTAATAAACGGGAGAAGAGTAAACACCAACAACCCTTCAACCTTCTTTCTCAACCAGCTTCACCTTTGTCGCCAGTCCTAGCGTTTGAAGAAGCCAGATGGTCATCCATGTCATGTCGATTTCCCACCACTGCAAGCCATGACGAGCGGAGTGCTGAAAAGCATGATGGTTGTTGTGCCAGCCTTCTCCGTAGGTGAGCAGGGCAACCCACCAGCAGTTGGTGGAGCGATCGCCCGATTCATAGGTGCGATAGCCAAACATATGGGTCGCACTGTTTACCAGCCAGGTACAGTGAAATACGGCTACAATCCGAACGAAAATACCCCAGACGACAAAGGGCCAGCCACCCAGATAAAAGAGTAAAAGCCCAAGCCCAATCTGAATTGGGATGAAAGCAACATTCAAAAAACGATAAACTGGGTCACCATTGATATCACGGGTAAACCGGGGGATTTCCTCTCTGATTGGGAGTTTGTGTAGCATCCAACCCATGTGACTCCACCAGAAACCTTTGGTCGAGTCATGGGGATCGTTTGCCTGATCCGAGTGTAAATGGTGAATTCGGTGCATACCAATCCAGTCGATGGGTCCACCCTCACAGGAAAGGGTGCCACAGAAGATAAAAAAGTATTCCAGGAGCTTGGGAACTTGAAAGCTCCGATGGGTAACCAGGCGGTGAAACCCTAACGTAACCCCCAGGCCTCCCGTTACCCAGTGAAGCAATAGCATTACGCCAACGGCTTGCCAGCTAAAAGTCCCCGGCAAAAAAACGGCCAGAGCACCCAGGTGAAGGATTGCCATGTAGGCAACAATGCTCCAGTCCAATTGAAGTCTTTCAGAAGTTGCAACAGTCATTCATTAATCTCGATGTGGATTGTGGTAACCGGTCTGCGCGACAATAGCCCTCGTTATGCTAAAAAGTCACCCATGTACGCAAAGTTTGCATGTAACTACGGTAACGCATTGGATACACATGGCGTGTACCCCCAAATCATTCGAGGACTATGGACGGCTCTAGTTTAGTAAAGGAAGTACATTATGAACTATTCCAGATTTTTTCTGGAA is from Leptothermofonsia sichuanensis E412 and encodes:
- a CDS encoding glutamate-5-semialdehyde dehydrogenase yields the protein MTPDTFSPSSDSVAAVQRAYRASIEMATTKGTLRSRAVQEMAKALRRQQDEILEANTLDLEASREMAVPDLLLEWLKLTRERIQSTVQLLERLSELPDPIGRVMNAMHQVDQCQAHSQLMPLGVIALIYEAFPELGVIAAGLCIKTGNSLILKGGTEASNSNLVIAQAIHSALDDAGLPTDCFHLLSSDQGASVRDLIVQDQYLNLVIPYGRPSLVQQILRQATVPVLKTTMGNCYLYWAPSGSLEAVRWIILDSHQSEPDPVNAIEKVLIHRNQNPSSLGMLWNSLREKGFQLKGDTELVAEFPELKLAEESEWRQAYLSKTVAFKVVDSLEAAISFINLHSNGHADCLVTESYQESRRFALGINSASAYINASPRFSRNPQRGNSIFLGMSSQKGHRRGLISLETLTTVKHIIQGTGQF
- a CDS encoding acyl-CoA desaturase, which codes for MTVATSERLQLDWSIVAYMAILHLGALAVFLPGTFSWQAVGVMLLLHWVTGGLGVTLGFHRLVTHRSFQVPKLLEYFFIFCGTLSCEGGPIDWIGMHRIHHLHSDQANDPHDSTKGFWWSHMGWMLHKLPIREEIPRFTRDINGDPVYRFLNVAFIPIQIGLGLLLFYLGGWPFVVWGIFVRIVAVFHCTWLVNSATHMFGYRTYESGDRSTNCWWVALLTYGEGWHNNHHAFQHSARHGLQWWEIDMTWMTIWLLQTLGLATKVKLVEKEG